A single region of the Biomaibacter acetigenes genome encodes:
- a CDS encoding alanine/glycine:cation symporter family protein has translation MQSFLDVVGEVSGWIWGIPMLLILGGGGLFLTIALGFFQFKYFGYIIKQTFGKILSKNVEGEGTVTPFQAASSALASTVGASNIVGVPVAIALGGPGAVFWMWIIALLGCASKFTEVVLGLKYREKNEVGEYVGGPMYYIEKGLNWKPVSVLFAFFLMIELVPSIMVQANSVAGSAVTMGISPVITGIVVMILVGLVVVGGIGRIGRVCEKLVPFMALLYLLGAFIIILMNITNLPSAIALIFTHAFIPAAPVGGFAGAAMASALRWGSARGTYSNEAGMGTAPMAHSAAIIDHPVRQGFWGIFEVIVDTLIICSTTAFLVLTTGLWTQVESSQAAGIPAMAFSSVFGPAGGTVVTLSLLLFVISTIIVITFYGEKQAEYLFGLGFSHVMRYVYLISIVIGAVGGMKFLWQFLDILLACIIIPNMISILALHKDVVELKNEFFASPNFFKKDINI, from the coding sequence ATGCAATCTTTCCTTGATGTAGTAGGCGAAGTATCTGGATGGATCTGGGGTATCCCCATGCTGCTCATTCTGGGCGGTGGCGGCCTTTTCCTTACCATTGCGTTAGGATTTTTCCAGTTCAAATACTTTGGGTACATTATAAAACAGACCTTCGGCAAGATCTTGAGTAAAAATGTTGAAGGCGAAGGTACCGTGACACCATTCCAGGCGGCATCCTCGGCCCTGGCCTCTACCGTCGGGGCATCCAATATAGTCGGCGTCCCCGTTGCCATAGCGTTAGGAGGCCCCGGAGCAGTATTCTGGATGTGGATCATCGCATTGTTGGGATGTGCCTCAAAATTTACCGAAGTGGTCCTTGGCTTGAAGTACCGTGAAAAGAACGAAGTGGGTGAATATGTAGGAGGGCCAATGTATTATATTGAGAAAGGTCTAAACTGGAAGCCTGTCTCAGTTTTATTCGCATTTTTCCTCATGATAGAACTGGTCCCAAGCATTATGGTTCAGGCCAATTCCGTGGCTGGTTCTGCCGTAACCATGGGCATCTCCCCGGTTATAACCGGAATCGTAGTAATGATACTTGTTGGTCTGGTAGTGGTCGGAGGTATCGGGAGGATAGGCCGGGTATGCGAAAAATTGGTGCCGTTTATGGCCTTACTGTATTTATTGGGTGCTTTTATAATCATATTAATGAACATCACTAATTTGCCCTCGGCTATTGCCCTTATTTTCACCCATGCCTTCATCCCTGCCGCGCCGGTAGGCGGTTTTGCCGGAGCCGCCATGGCTTCTGCCCTTCGATGGGGTTCTGCCCGCGGCACTTACTCCAATGAGGCCGGGATGGGAACGGCCCCCATGGCTCACTCGGCAGCCATCATCGACCATCCGGTGAGGCAGGGCTTCTGGGGCATCTTTGAGGTAATCGTGGATACCCTGATAATTTGCTCCACCACAGCCTTTTTGGTGCTGACCACGGGATTATGGACACAGGTGGAATCCTCACAGGCTGCAGGCATACCCGCTATGGCCTTTTCTTCTGTCTTCGGTCCAGCTGGGGGTACGGTGGTTACATTGTCGTTGCTGTTATTCGTTATTTCCACTATCATAGTTATAACCTTTTACGGGGAGAAACAGGCAGAATACCTCTTCGGCCTTGGGTTTTCCCATGTCATGAGATATGTCTACCTGATATCCATAGTCATCGGCGCCGTAGGTGGTATGAAATTTCTATGGCAGTTCCTGGATATTTTGCTGGCCTGTATTATCATACCCAATATGATATCGATATTGGCACTCCATAAGGATGTAGTTGAACTCAAAAATGAGTTCTTCGCCAGCCCCAATTTCTTTAAAAAGGATATTAATATTTAG
- the ablA gene encoding lysine 2,3-aminomutase, protein MRDYRQIALWKNVSEEEWKDWRWQMAHRITGVDELKQVINLTFPEQEGIKECLKTLRMAITPYYATLMDPENPEDPIRKQAVPTSLELKRSESDILDPLHEDIDSPVPGITHRYPDRVLFLVTDQCSMYCRHCTRRRWAGQTDHAMPKDKIDRDIEYIKNTPVVRDVLISGGDGLIISDEMLEYIIKSLRHIPHVEIIRIGTRTPVVLPYRITPELVKMLKKYHPIWISTHFNHPSEVTEESKKACEMLADAGIPLGNQSVLLKGVNDCPFIMKKLVQELVKIRVRPYYIYQCDLSVGIEHFRTSVGKGIEMIEHLRGHTSGFAVPTFVVDAPGGGGKIPLMPQYLISYSDRKVILRNYEGVICVYTEPEDNRSRCQNCGICGKKDPQGKPKYDVGLASLYSGERLSLEPVDLARRKRGKSH, encoded by the coding sequence ATGAGGGACTATCGGCAAATTGCCCTATGGAAAAATGTCTCTGAAGAGGAGTGGAAGGATTGGAGATGGCAGATGGCTCACCGAATTACTGGTGTGGATGAGTTAAAGCAAGTCATAAACTTGACATTTCCGGAGCAGGAAGGAATCAAAGAGTGCCTTAAGACTCTGAGGATGGCCATTACCCCGTACTACGCCACCCTGATGGATCCGGAAAACCCGGAAGATCCCATAAGAAAACAGGCGGTCCCTACATCCCTGGAGCTAAAAAGGTCCGAAAGCGATATACTTGATCCCCTCCATGAAGACATCGATTCTCCCGTGCCGGGGATAACCCACCGCTATCCTGATAGGGTACTATTTCTTGTGACAGACCAGTGTTCCATGTATTGCAGGCACTGCACCCGGCGGCGCTGGGCAGGCCAGACAGACCACGCCATGCCGAAAGATAAGATAGATAGAGACATTGAATATATTAAAAATACTCCGGTAGTAAGGGATGTGCTAATATCCGGCGGTGACGGTCTTATAATAAGTGATGAAATGCTGGAATATATCATCAAAAGCTTGAGACACATACCCCATGTAGAAATTATCCGCATAGGCACCAGGACACCGGTGGTGCTACCATACAGGATAACGCCGGAACTTGTAAAAATGCTGAAAAAATATCATCCCATTTGGATAAGCACCCATTTCAATCATCCCAGCGAGGTTACTGAAGAATCAAAGAAAGCCTGTGAGATGTTGGCCGATGCCGGTATACCTCTGGGAAACCAGTCGGTATTATTGAAGGGTGTAAATGACTGTCCGTTTATAATGAAAAAACTGGTCCAGGAGCTGGTGAAAATCCGGGTACGGCCATACTATATCTATCAATGTGATCTCTCCGTGGGGATAGAACACTTCAGGACATCCGTCGGAAAAGGCATTGAGATGATTGAGCACCTTCGAGGCCATACTTCCGGATTTGCGGTGCCCACTTTTGTGGTTGACGCGCCCGGTGGCGGCGGAAAGATTCCCCTCATGCCGCAATACCTCATATCTTATTCCGATAGGAAAGTCATCTTGAGAAACTATGAAGGTGTTATATGTGTCTATACCGAACCGGAAGATAACAGGAGCCGCTGTCAAAACTGCGGTATCTGCGGCAAAAAAGACCCCCAAGGAAAACCGAAATACGACGTTGGCCTTGCATCCCTTTACAGCGGCGAGCGTTTGAGCCTGGAACCGGTGGATCTTGCGAGGCGAAAAAGAGGCAAAAGTCATTGA